Genomic window (bacterium):
TACCAATAAATTGTGCTTGATTGGTGTATGGACATAGAGTGCTTATTGTTGAGCCAAACCCGCTATGCTCTCCGAGTGAACACATATATATTAGGGTACCATCTTCAAGAAGAAATGTAGCTGAATCTCCAAAAGGGGGTAACCCCGCTGTCAAATCCCACCATAAGAGGCGTCCTCTACTGTATGAACCGGGAGTAATCTCTACCTTTGGGTTGGGGATAACCCTTAATAGCCCTCTTGTATCTTTTTCGCTTAATGGAAGCATCCACACCTGGTAAGGGTTTTCTGGGTCTTTGAAATCTTTTTCTTTGTTAAGTTCAAAAGCAAAATACCTGTTGTCGTTCTTATCAACTGAGTTGTACCAGTTATCTCCACCCTTCCCCCATGCCGCACTTACGCCTGGATTAACAGTATCATTTTCAGGTTTTTTTGAGATACTCTTAATTTCAAAACTTCTGAAGTTCTTACCTTCTGTACTTGAAAGTCCTATCTTCTTTTTATCTTTTGCAATCCATACAAGCGTGTTATGTGTTATTCTTTTTGTATCTTGTCCTCTTCCACAAGGAGTTGATGGTACGAGGGCTATATCCCATTCAGGGATTGTAGGTAATACTATTTTTTTTGTTTCACCAGTTACCAGATTAAGCATTTCAACTCTTATAGGTAGGTTGCTTCGCCTTGTTCTTAAAGTAACTATCCAATCTGAAGGGTCAGACTTCTCGGGCAGGTTCTTTTCTTCCCACGGAAAAAGCCACAACAACCTATTGGGCCACGCTTTTGAAGGTGAACCGTATCTGTGCGAACCGTCGGTTCTCATAACATAGCCTGGTTTTCTGTTGCCAACCTGCACATATTTCCCGTTATTACTAAAATCTGGAAATCCTACATAAGATAAATCTGTCTGTCCATATTGACTCATAAGCCATATTTCTGTCCCAATAAGTGTATCATTAAAAATAACCTTGCCTGGTCTGTTCCAGTTTGGATTATCATTTATTGTTTTAAGTTTATGGAGAGGATGAACAGAGATTTTTGTTGCCCAATTTCGAGGTAAAAAAGTATCTCCAAGCCGTATAAGTTGCATCTCTTTTATTCTTGTTTCCCCTTTATGGGTGGTAGGGTCATTATAAATTCTGCGTATACCTATTGCAACTGATAGGTTTCTCTCACCCAAACCGTCTACATAAAAAGGAATTTCTACCCATCTATATTTATC
Coding sequences:
- a CDS encoding fibronectin type III domain-containing protein, with protein sequence MGKKRLFLYIILSLVFSFFYTVYASEVNLIKNPDLSVMKGDSPEHWRLGGQTKFYYDEKEKAAVITTMKTYDSFTQGVSLAPGHYLLKALIKTNTNATSLTCIASLSISASDKYRWVEIPFYVDGLGERNLSVAIGIRRIYNDPTTHKGETRIKEMQLIRLGDTFLPRNWATKISVHPLHKLKTINDNPNWNRPGKVIFNDTLIGTEIWLMSQYGQTDLSYVGFPDFSNNGKYVQVGNRKPGYVMRTDGSHRYGSPSKAWPNRLLWLFPWEEKNLPEKSDPSDWIVTLRTRRSNLPIRVEMLNLVTGETKKIVLPTIPEWDIALVPSTPCGRGQDTKRITHNTLVWIAKDKKKIGLSSTEGKNFRSFEIKSISKKPENDTVNPGVSAAWGKGGDNWYNSVDKNDNRYFAFELNKEKDFKDPENPYQVWMLPLSEKDTRGLLRVIPNPKVEITPGSYSRGRLLWWDLTAGLPPFGDSATFLLEDGTLIYMCSLGEHSGFGSTISTLCPYTNQAQFIGNYPKMDRVSWPHEFKHNKDFAIVEAFTEPFCPVVMADLRYNTLWSLVITNFHDYAARYAQRPMYSDRPGFGTYHKPMIRTAPTQSPDFTKVLYCSSMLTGDDPERLLGDAYIAVARYPQPPINVRFEGIRLVWDKPQYNAEIMGYNIYYSKESGKGSWTKLNPKPIREM